One region of Verrucomicrobiia bacterium genomic DNA includes:
- a CDS encoding response regulator: MSVSPLDLSKVRHDLRGPINHIVGYAEILLEDEALPADLVGDLERIRSGGRRLIELISHYLDEHRLQTETIEVARLQHDLRTPVNHIIGHGELLEELAVERKLDQFLPDLRRIQQAARTWLGLMEELLMPLRHPDPADTVASGPVLRPTLSFVTPPAGPPPAPCRGRLLVADDDASNREILQRCLTRSGYTVTVVADGLEALKALRARAHDLALLDILMPGLDGYQVLIRLKGDPEVADIPVIIISGFDLGSGIARCIEAGADDYLTKPFNPALLRARIAACLEKKRLLDQERALAAQVGEEQARSERLLLNILPAPIAERLKQGGGTIVDALDEATVLFADLAGFTGLAATLPAPDTVQLLDDIFTRFDRLADRHGIEKIKTIGDAWMAASGVPEPRPDHIEAAADLALEMLEVIGDLRERTDPPLRLRIGLHAGPVVAGVIGRHRFSYDLWGDTVNTASRMESHGVPDRIHVTSAVAGRLAGKFEFEPRGAIPIKGMGVLQTHFLTGRKAT; this comes from the coding sequence ATGTCCGTGTCCCCGCTCGATCTCAGCAAGGTGCGGCATGACCTGCGCGGTCCGATCAACCACATCGTCGGCTATGCAGAGATTCTCCTTGAGGACGAGGCGCTGCCTGCCGATCTGGTCGGAGACCTTGAACGGATCCGCAGTGGGGGCCGGCGCCTGATCGAGCTGATCAGCCACTATCTGGATGAGCACCGGCTGCAGACCGAGACGATCGAGGTGGCCCGCCTGCAGCACGACCTGCGCACGCCGGTGAACCACATCATCGGTCATGGCGAGCTGCTGGAGGAGTTGGCCGTGGAGCGCAAATTGGACCAGTTCCTTCCCGACCTCCGCCGCATCCAGCAGGCTGCCCGCACCTGGCTCGGGTTGATGGAGGAGCTGTTGATGCCGTTGCGGCATCCGGACCCCGCCGACACCGTTGCGTCCGGACCGGTGCTGCGTCCGACCCTCTCCTTCGTCACCCCGCCAGCCGGCCCCCCGCCGGCACCGTGCCGCGGACGCCTCCTGGTGGCCGACGACGATGCGTCCAACCGCGAGATTCTCCAGCGATGTCTGACCCGCAGTGGCTATACCGTGACCGTGGTGGCCGATGGTTTGGAGGCCCTGAAGGCACTCCGGGCCCGCGCGCATGATCTAGCACTGCTGGACATCCTGATGCCTGGGCTCGACGGCTACCAGGTGCTCATCCGGCTCAAGGGGGATCCGGAGGTGGCTGACATCCCGGTGATCATCATCTCGGGCTTTGACCTGGGCTCGGGGATTGCACGATGCATCGAGGCGGGGGCCGACGATTACCTGACCAAGCCCTTCAACCCTGCACTGCTGCGGGCCCGCATTGCGGCGTGCCTGGAGAAGAAGCGGCTGCTCGATCAGGAGCGGGCGTTGGCGGCCCAGGTGGGCGAGGAGCAGGCGCGCTCGGAACGCCTGCTCCTGAACATCCTGCCCGCCCCCATTGCCGAGCGGCTGAAGCAGGGCGGGGGCACCATCGTGGACGCCCTCGACGAGGCGACAGTGCTGTTCGCGGATCTGGCCGGATTCACCGGGCTGGCCGCCACCCTCCCGGCGCCGGACACCGTCCAGTTGCTGGACGACATCTTCACCCGCTTCGACCGCCTCGCCGACCGCCATGGCATCGAGAAGATCAAGACGATCGGGGATGCGTGGATGGCTGCCAGCGGGGTTCCGGAACCGCGTCCGGACCACATCGAGGCCGCCGCGGACCTTGCCCTGGAAATGCTCGAGGTGATCGGAGACCTGCGTGAGCGGACCGATCCGCCGCTGCGGCTTCGGATTGGTCTGCATGCGGGACCGGTCGTGGCGGGCGTGATCGGCCGCCACCGGTTCAGCTACGACCTCTGGGGGGACACGGTGAACACCGCGAGCCGGATGGAATCGCATGGGGTTCCCGACCGCATTCATGTGACCTCGGCGGTGGCCGGGCGACTCGCGGGAAAATTTGAGTTCGAACCCCGCGGGGCGATTCCGATCAAGGGCATGGGAGTTCTTCAGACGCATTTCCTGACCGGACGCAAGGCAACGTGA
- a CDS encoding sigma-70 family RNA polymerase sigma factor, with protein MPEPLSDPDAALMLRVKAGDRDASDAFAQLVTRWQQPVLSFVFRTLPDPEEAEDIAQGVFVQLWRSAGRYQPSARFSTFLFTIARNLTLNEVRRRRRHPAASLDEEPEPDGRGAHGRLPDPTTPGADVHLERAELVARIEEALAALPEKQRTALFLCREGELSYEEIGAVLGTSVPATKSLIHRAREVLKARLKPYLRTGEWDAG; from the coding sequence ATGCCCGAGCCCCTTTCCGATCCCGACGCCGCACTGATGCTTCGGGTGAAGGCGGGTGACCGCGACGCCTCCGACGCCTTCGCGCAGTTGGTGACGCGATGGCAGCAGCCGGTGCTCTCCTTCGTGTTTCGGACCCTGCCCGACCCGGAGGAGGCGGAAGACATCGCCCAGGGGGTGTTCGTCCAGTTGTGGCGGAGCGCCGGACGATACCAGCCTTCGGCCCGGTTCAGCACGTTTCTGTTCACCATAGCCCGCAATCTCACACTGAATGAAGTTCGAAGGAGGCGCCGGCATCCGGCGGCCTCACTCGACGAGGAACCGGAGCCGGATGGACGCGGGGCCCATGGGCGCCTTCCGGATCCCACAACGCCCGGCGCCGACGTCCACCTGGAACGTGCCGAGCTCGTTGCCAGAATTGAGGAGGCCCTGGCCGCGCTCCCGGAGAAGCAACGGACGGCCCTTTTCCTGTGCCGCGAAGGTGAACTCAGTTACGAGGAGATTGGAGCGGTGTTGGGCACCTCAGTCCCGGCCACCAAATCCCTGATCCATCGTGCCCGCGAAGTCCTGAAGGCGCGCCTCAAGCCGTATCTGCGGACGGGTGAATGGGATGCCGGGTGA
- a CDS encoding YjhG/YagF family D-xylonate dehydratase has protein sequence MPLDTYFNNTAAEIYHVRSRAPGPQGRLPITATMLREEPSGHLFGLSQNAGMGWDPAEAGRDPFLILSTQGGVRAPDGTPVALGYHTGHWEIGELVRAAAEELRRLGKVPFAAFVSDPCDGRTQGTPGMFDSLPYRNDAAIVFRRLIRSLPLRRGILGVATCDKGLPAMMMALAGVPTLPSVLVPGGVTLPPESGEDAGTVQTLGARFAHGLVSLDEAAELGCRACATPGGGCQFLGTAATSQVVGEALGLSLPHSALAPSGEPVWRDLAVTSAAALAALAAAGRTTADLLSDAAIRNAMTVHAAFGGSTNLLLHIPAIAHAAGRRRPTVADWTAVNRATPRLVSVLPNGPVHHPTVRVFLAGGVPEVMRHLRDLGLLSLDVLTATGRSLGEVLEAWERSERRLRFREQLRALDGVDPDDVILPPPRAKIRGLTSTVTFPRGNLAPEGSVIKSTAIDPSVVDADGVYRHEGPARVFTSERDAIAAIKHGRIAAGDVVLLIGVGPLGTGMEETYQLTSALKHLPFGRHVALVTDARFSGVSTGACIGHVGPEALAGGPLGRVRDGDVIRIEIDRAALTGSVDLVGEGGRRFDPEVGASVLASREPHPELEPHPQLPADTRLWALLQAPGGGTWGGCVYDVDAIAARLGDRVGTQPCPPAGYPHSISPQCPSPFPIPTPH, from the coding sequence ATGCCGCTGGACACCTATTTCAACAACACCGCCGCGGAGATTTACCACGTGCGGTCCCGGGCGCCCGGCCCCCAGGGGCGGCTGCCGATCACGGCGACGATGCTTCGGGAGGAACCCAGCGGTCATCTCTTCGGACTCAGCCAGAACGCAGGCATGGGCTGGGATCCCGCGGAGGCGGGACGTGACCCCTTCCTGATCCTTTCCACCCAGGGCGGTGTACGGGCACCTGACGGAACGCCGGTGGCGCTTGGATACCACACCGGACATTGGGAGATCGGGGAACTGGTTCGCGCCGCCGCCGAAGAACTGCGCCGGCTGGGCAAAGTCCCGTTTGCGGCGTTCGTGTCGGATCCCTGCGACGGACGGACCCAGGGCACCCCGGGCATGTTCGATTCGCTGCCCTATCGCAACGACGCGGCCATCGTATTCCGACGGTTGATCCGGTCCCTGCCCCTGCGGCGCGGCATTCTCGGAGTGGCCACCTGCGACAAGGGGCTTCCCGCGATGATGATGGCCCTCGCCGGAGTCCCCACGCTGCCCTCGGTGCTGGTGCCGGGCGGCGTGACCCTGCCGCCGGAATCGGGCGAGGATGCCGGAACGGTCCAGACCCTTGGCGCCCGATTTGCGCACGGACTGGTCTCACTGGACGAGGCCGCCGAACTCGGATGTCGCGCCTGCGCCACCCCGGGCGGTGGGTGCCAGTTCCTCGGCACCGCGGCGACCTCGCAGGTCGTCGGCGAAGCCCTGGGCCTTTCCCTGCCCCACTCCGCCCTCGCGCCCAGCGGCGAACCGGTCTGGCGGGACCTCGCGGTGACCTCCGCCGCCGCCCTGGCCGCCCTCGCCGCGGCGGGCCGCACCACCGCCGACCTGCTCTCCGACGCCGCGATCCGCAATGCCATGACGGTGCACGCCGCGTTCGGCGGCTCCACCAACCTGCTCCTGCACATCCCCGCCATTGCGCACGCCGCCGGACGGCGACGTCCGACGGTCGCCGATTGGACCGCTGTGAACCGCGCCACGCCGCGTCTCGTCAGCGTGCTGCCCAACGGTCCCGTGCATCATCCAACGGTGCGCGTCTTCCTCGCGGGAGGCGTTCCGGAGGTGATGCGCCACCTGCGCGATCTGGGCCTATTGTCGCTGGACGTCCTGACGGCCACCGGCCGCTCCCTGGGCGAGGTGCTGGAGGCCTGGGAACGGTCGGAGCGCCGGTTGCGGTTCCGCGAACAATTGAGGGCCCTGGACGGTGTGGATCCCGACGACGTGATCCTGCCACCACCCAGGGCCAAGATCCGCGGATTGACCAGCACGGTCACGTTTCCCCGCGGCAACCTGGCGCCCGAGGGATCCGTGATCAAATCCACGGCCATTGACCCCTCCGTTGTGGACGCCGACGGGGTGTACCGCCACGAAGGGCCCGCACGTGTGTTCACCTCGGAACGGGACGCCATCGCGGCGATCAAGCACGGGCGGATCGCGGCCGGGGATGTCGTGCTGCTGATCGGCGTCGGGCCGCTGGGGACCGGCATGGAGGAAACCTACCAGCTGACCAGTGCCCTGAAACATCTGCCCTTCGGCCGCCACGTCGCCCTGGTGACCGACGCCCGATTCAGCGGCGTGAGCACCGGGGCCTGCATCGGGCATGTGGGACCGGAGGCGCTGGCAGGTGGGCCGCTGGGCCGCGTCCGCGACGGCGACGTGATCCGCATCGAGATTGACCGGGCCGCATTGACCGGCTCGGTGGACCTCGTGGGCGAGGGCGGACGGCGCTTTGATCCGGAAGTGGGGGCCTCAGTGCTCGCGTCACGCGAGCCGCATCCGGAGCTGGAACCCCATCCGCAACTGCCGGCCGATACCCGGTTGTGGGCATTGCTCCAGGCGCCCGGCGGGGGGACCTGGGGGGGATGCGTTTACGATGTGGATGCCATCGCCGCGCGCCTGGGAGATCGTGTGGGAACGCAACCTTGTCCGCCCGCCGGGTATCCACACAGCATTTCGCCGCAATGCCCGAGCCCCTTTCCGATCCCGACGCCGCACTGA